The following is a genomic window from Episyrphus balteatus chromosome 1, idEpiBalt1.1, whole genome shotgun sequence.
TTTGGCAGTTTCTACAATTTAAAGCTTCCTTTATACGGCTAATAAATTGTTGCATCGTTTCTTGATTTGAATTACCCAGTGAGTCAAAATGGAAGAAAGTACGTTCAGGTCTAGAGAAGACTAATAAGCTCCAGTGAGTTCCGCCGGCACGATGTGATTCGTTATCGTTGAgagcaaaaaatataaaaggctTTTTATCGGCATTCAATTGTTCTAGAAGAGACACAAGCTCATCATCGGCCATCATTTTCATGCACTGTACGACTTCTGGCGAAACAAATAGTAAATCTGTGTTGGTTTTGTATCTTATTCTCTCGAGGTATtcaaaatagaaagaaagaatTTGATCGTTTAACCAATGCGGGCCTTGTAATAGTTGTATATCGGAGACTCGGAGCAGAGTATCATTGAAACTTAGTGACACGGGATCAGCACGGGAACAGCTCATTTTTTCGGTTGGCAGTTTTCACCAATTTcattcaatttgatttttcgttgttttaagggctgttaaatataatttttattttaatgtattttgattaatttaattttttgagcaaaagataatatgtaatatatattatttttctactctctttaatattttattaattgaaataCTTCATGAAATGGTACTTATTTtctgattgaaaaataaaaatagatctAATAGTATTACTTCTTGATTTGCTCTTTTAAATGCAGTGTGTAGAAGGAGAAGAAGATTCCTCTCAAAATGTT
Proteins encoded in this region:
- the LOC129918355 gene encoding sentrin-specific protease 8 isoform X4 — translated: MSCSRADPVSLSFNDTLLRVSDIQLLQGPHWLNDQILSFYFEYLERIRYKTNTDLLFVSPEVVQCMKMMADDELVSLLEQLNADKKPFIFFALNDNESHRAGGTHWSLLVFSRPERTFFHFDSLGNSNQETMQQFISRIKEALNCRNCQMKQIRCLQQSNSYDCGIHVLCMTDNIADYVNRFECVNGVGPLHHDTISAKRGELLKLIASLGGKV